Proteins from a single region of Streptomyces spectabilis:
- a CDS encoding sigma-70 family RNA polymerase sigma factor: protein MQHDQWEPQQGDGAGLTALVVAGRAGDARAQDELVAAFLPLVYNIVGRALSGHADVDDLVQDVMVRMLRGLPGLRDPASFRSWLVAIAMNETRRHQRPAPVDSGLQDAYDVPDPGGDFTDVTILRLGLSGERKEVARATRWMDDDYRELLALWWLEAAGELSRGEVAAALKLTLEHTAVRVQRMKAQLETARVVVRALSAEPRCPVLAQVAATWDGRPSALWRKRLVRHTRDCAACGGLGARLTPAEGLLAGLALVPPLLVMGTGHVAGTGAGGDAMASTAHAGYGDTGIQAMYPYEPTSFGEGGVDDVTPLSSTGTPGSRARLRQGRRSVRRRRQAVGAGAGVAAIAALAGVMQLADGSSGSPDKGSAVALESNESSAEPSATVEPSRSPSPSASPSKTKKPSPTASPSRASRKKTPKAPRPTPSRTAAPRPTTEKPAPPAPSGSQAQQVLGLVNTERAKAGCAPLTHNAALATAAQRHSADMRARGYFDHASPDGTDPGQRITAAGYKWSTYGENIARGQRTAASVMDSWMNSEGHRANILNCSFKELGVGIEQGDGGPWWTQNFGARG from the coding sequence GTGCAGCACGATCAGTGGGAGCCGCAGCAGGGGGACGGCGCCGGGCTTACCGCTCTCGTCGTCGCGGGACGGGCCGGGGACGCGCGGGCCCAGGACGAGCTGGTCGCCGCCTTCCTGCCGCTCGTGTACAACATCGTCGGGCGCGCCCTCAGCGGGCACGCCGACGTCGACGACCTGGTGCAGGACGTCATGGTGCGGATGCTCAGAGGGCTTCCCGGCCTGCGCGACCCGGCCTCGTTCCGGTCCTGGCTCGTCGCCATCGCCATGAACGAGACCCGCCGCCACCAGCGGCCCGCGCCCGTCGACAGCGGTCTTCAGGACGCGTACGACGTCCCGGACCCGGGCGGTGACTTCACGGACGTGACGATCCTCAGGCTCGGTCTGTCCGGGGAGCGCAAGGAGGTCGCGCGGGCCACGCGCTGGATGGACGACGACTACCGGGAGCTGCTCGCGCTGTGGTGGCTGGAAGCCGCCGGTGAGCTGTCGCGGGGCGAGGTCGCCGCGGCCCTGAAGCTGACCCTTGAGCACACCGCCGTGCGGGTGCAGCGCATGAAGGCCCAGCTGGAGACGGCACGCGTGGTCGTGCGCGCCCTGTCCGCCGAGCCGCGCTGCCCCGTCCTCGCCCAGGTGGCGGCCACCTGGGACGGCAGGCCGTCCGCGCTGTGGCGCAAGCGCCTGGTGCGGCACACCCGTGACTGCGCGGCCTGCGGTGGCCTCGGCGCACGCCTCACGCCCGCGGAGGGACTGCTCGCCGGGCTCGCTCTCGTGCCGCCGCTGCTGGTCATGGGAACCGGGCACGTCGCCGGGACGGGCGCCGGCGGCGACGCCATGGCGTCGACCGCGCACGCCGGATACGGCGATACCGGCATACAAGCGATGTATCCGTACGAACCAACATCTTTCGGAGAGGGCGGAGTCGACGACGTGACGCCCCTCTCCTCGACGGGCACCCCGGGCTCGCGCGCGCGGCTGCGGCAGGGGCGGCGCAGCGTGCGCCGGCGGCGGCAGGCGGTCGGCGCGGGCGCCGGTGTCGCCGCGATCGCCGCCCTCGCCGGTGTGATGCAGCTCGCCGACGGCTCCTCGGGGAGCCCGGACAAGGGCTCGGCGGTGGCGCTGGAGTCGAACGAGTCCTCCGCGGAGCCGTCGGCCACGGTCGAGCCGAGCCGGTCGCCGTCCCCCTCCGCGTCGCCGTCGAAGACCAAGAAGCCGTCGCCGACCGCGAGTCCCTCGCGCGCGAGCAGGAAGAAGACGCCGAAGGCCCCGCGGCCCACGCCCTCCAGGACGGCCGCGCCCCGCCCCACGACCGAGAAGCCCGCGCCGCCCGCGCCCTCCGGGTCACAGGCCCAGCAGGTCCTCGGTCTTGTCAACACCGAGCGCGCCAAGGCCGGGTGCGCTCCCCTGACCCACAACGCCGCGCTGGCCACCGCCGCGCAGCGCCACTCCGCCGACATGCGGGCGCGCGGCTACTTCGACCACGCGTCGCCGGACGGCACCGACCCGGGGCAGCGCATCACGGCCGCGGGCTACAAGTGGAGCACGTACGGCGAGAACATCGCGCGGGGCCAGCGGACCGCCGCCTCCGTGATGGACTCCTGGATGAACAGCGAGGGCCACCGCGCCAACATCCTCAACTGCTCCTTCAAGGAGCTGGGCGTCGGGATCGAGCAGGGCGACGGCGGCCCGTGGTGGACGCAGAACTTCGGGGCGCGGGGCTGA